The genomic DNA AGCTGCTCGGTCGAAAGCTTGTTGCCCGAGGCGAAGCGCGCATAGGCGGCATCGACTTCCTGCGTGCTGACGGACTGGCCGATGCGTGCGATCTCGGCACGCTTGAGAACTTCGTCGACGAGTTGCTTCTTGGCTTCGTCGTTGCCGCCCTTCTGGCGCTGCAGGCGAAGGAAGGCCACGCGCTTGGCGATGTCGCCGGAGGTAATCACCGTGTTGTTGACCGTTACCTTGACCGTGCTCGCTGCTGCCTGAGCTCCGGAGCATATTGCAACGCTCAAGGTGCCGGCCAAAGCCAGTACCGACAGTGTCCTCAAGATCGACATTTTCCCGCCCATTCTCTTTTCCTATATCCCGGACTATCACCGTCGACAGGCTTTGTCCGCCTGCCGGCCTTGCGCCGTTGCCTTATCTTGTCGGAGGGAATGCATAATACATGCGGCCAAACGATGACAAGACCGTTTGACGGTGCCGATATCGACGAATGGGCGAACTTTTGGCTCGCCCACTCGCTTGACGATATCAATAATAGTCGAGCTCTTCGAACTTGGTGTCGCCGACGTTCACGTCGCCGAGTGTACGGAAGCTGATTCTCGCGCCGATCGACCAGTCGTTCGCGACATTGGCATCGGTATCGCGTTCCTGCTTGTAGACGATCGAGAACAGCGTGTCCTGATCGTCATAGGTTATGCCGAAACCGTTGCGTGAGATGACATCCTTGTTGATGTCATAGGTGATCGCGCCGAACACCGACCAATAGTCGTGGAACCGGTAGGCGGCGGCGGTCTGGATTTCGTCCTGGTTGGACAGAGATCCGTAGAGCGGCTGCGCTTCGATGCGCGTATAGGTCATCGCGGCCTGCCAGGTCGTGCCGAGATAGCCGACGGTGGTATCGGCGCGGCGCAGCGACAGGTCCTTTTCGTCGAGGCGGCCGGAAACGCTCGCCATCAGGCCGGACGGTGCGTCGATGCCGAACATGGCAACGTAGTCAGAACTCTTGGTCTCAAGACCGGAATTCGCCCCGGCCTTGACCAGGTCGTCCGTCGCAAACGAGTTCAGGCCACCCAGATGGAAGGATTGGCCGACGATGCCACGCAGGCCGTAGCCGCTATCGAAGGTCCCCGTGTAGCGGAAGCCGACATTGGCGCGGGTGCCGCCCTCGATCCGGTCGAAACCGGAGAACTTGTCGCGGTCAAAGAGGTTCGTTGCGTCGAACACGAAGCTCTGCGCGTCTTCGTTCGGCAGGCCGCCGGCGTACTGCTCGTTCGGGCGCGCGTAGAGCTGTGCGATCGGCTCGACGACGTGACTGCTGTCCTCGCCGACGAACAGGATCGGGTAGCGGGCTTCGAGGCCTGCGGTCAACATGCGCCGCGTTGCCGCATCGCTCGTGTTGAAGTCGCCGGTGTAGGCCGGACCCGGATTGTCCATGTTCAGCCCGATGGCATCGCCGCGCGCTGCCATCAGCGGCGTGAGGACCAGGCCGCCCGGGGCGATGAAGGTGCGCTTCCACTCGAGTTCGCCGGTCAGGCGGTGCGAGGTGCCTTCTAGGCCGCGGAAGCGGACCACGCCCGGTTGGGTAAACGCGTCGAGCCGGTTGCGCTTCACGTTCGTGAAGTTGAACGTCGCGGAAAGCTCGCCGCCCAGCACGGGATCAGGCGCCTTGTAGGAATAGTCGAGGACCTGCGCCGCCGGCTGCTGGTTTTCCTCGATGCTGTTGGCGTCGGCGTCCTGAATGTCGAAGTAGAAGGCGCGCAGATCGAAGTAGTTCCGCTTGCCGAGCCCCGTCAGGTAGGCCTGGTTGGTATAGGTGGTGCCGTCGAACGTCGACAGCTCGTAGGTCTTGGCGAAGTTGGCGTCGGACTGGACGAGTACGTTCCAGCCGAAGGTCCAGCGCGGATTGATCTCGAACTCAGCCTTCGACGCGATCATGCCGCGATTGGTATGCATCGCGTCGACGGTGCCGGGCGTGAACTTGCCCTTATCGAGCTGGCTGATGCCGGCGAAGTTCAGCGTATGGAAGCCGTTGTGGAACCGCTGGCGGAATTCTCCCTCCAGCAGGAAGCCCTGTCGCGTCAGGCCGGTAAGCGTGGCCGTCGCGTCCATATAGGGCGAGATCGCCCAGTAGTAGGGGACGCCGACGCCAACTCCGAGTTTCTGGGCCGAGCGGAACGTCGGAAACAGGAAGCCGCTCTTGCGCTTGACCGTATGGTCCGGCAGCTCCATGACCGGAATATAGGCGATCGGCTTGCCGAACAGCTCAAAGCGCGCGTTCTCCAGACGGATGGTCCGCGTGCGGCCGTTCTGGATGACGCGCTGGGCCTTGATGTGCCACAGCGAGCGATGTTCCGGCTTGGTCGAGCACGGCGTGCAAGCCGTATAGACGGCCTCGTTCAGGATGAATTCTTCGCCGTTCCGGCGCTCGCCGCTCGTGGCAGCAAGCCGCGTCAGATCGGTGGTTTCGATGCGCATCTGCTCGAGGAAACCGTCCCCGAAATCGTCGGTGACATCCATCTTGTCGGCATAGACGACATTGCCGCCGGGCTCGATGAACTGGATTTCCCCGGATGCATAGATGCGGCCATTCTTCTGGTCGTACTCGACCTGACGGGCCACCATCTTGTAGCCGCCGTAATCGATCTGCACGTTGCCGCGCACGATCACTTTTTCGGCGTCCTTGTTGTAGACGAGCTCATTGGCGGACAGAAGCAGCTTGGCGTCTTCCGGCATGTTCGGGCGCAACGAATCGAGGCGGTCCGAAGCCTGCTGCGCCATTGCAGGCGCACTCATTCCCATGGCAAGTGTCTGCAGCGCCACGCCTGCAAGCAGGGCAGCGTTGATCAGCCTTATACGTTTGCGGTTCACTACCGCCACTAGCCATCCTCCTGATTTAAAAGAATCGTCGAGCCCAGCGCCATCGCTACAACAACTGGCAACCAGGCTGCAACGAAAGGAGGCACAATGCCGCTGCTCCCGAATGCTTTGACAAGCACGGTGACGACATAAAGCACGAAGCCTGAAAGGATGCCACCGAGAATTACGGAGCGCGATTGGTTAAACCGGCTAAATTTCAGCGACACGCAAGCGGCGATCAGCGTCATGGCGACGAGCAGCAGCGGCAACGACAACATTGAGTGGAATTGAGTTTCCATGCCGTTGGTCGAAAAACCGAAGGAGCGGGCCACTTCGATCTTGCGCGGCAGGTCGAAAAACTGAATGGAATCAGCCTTTGCAAGACGTTCCTGAACAAACTCCGGCTTAAGATTGGTGGCCAGCTGTGCTGTTTTCAAACGTTGCGGAAGCTGCCCATTGCGCGTTTCCGTGACGTCGTTAAGAAGCCAGTAACCATCTTCGAGTTTCGCCGACGCCGCATCCTGTCTCAGAATGATCGTGCCCTGTGGATCAAAGTGGATGACGGTGACGTTGAGAAGCGTGGTGCCGTTGTCCTGAACCGAGCGCGCGCCGATGATCGTGTCCGTGCCGTTATAGATCTGCCGCAGCCACGGGATCGAGCCAGCATCGGCGTTCCGCGTGGAGCCCCATTCGGCCAAAAGCGCCTCGCCGCGCTTCGTTCCCCAGGCAGCAAGCGGGTTGAGCGCCACGACCGCCAGCACGCCGAAGAGGAAGGAGCCGAGGATGAAGGGCCGCAGGAACTGCCAGACGGAGATGCCGGCTGCGCGGGTCACGACCAGCTCGTAGCGGCGGTTGAGCGAAATCAGCGCCGCCATGGCCGAAAACAGCGCGACGAAGGGTATCGTCTGCTGCAGGATCAGCGGGATCCGGAGCGCGGTCATCAACAGGGCGCCGGAGATGCTGTAGCGCGGCAGGTTTGCCAGCCGGCTTGCCTGCTCGCTGAAGTCGATGATGAAGACCAGCGAGAAGATCCCGACGAGGAACCAGAACGTCGTGATCACGTAGCGCATGAAGAAGTAGCGGCCGAGCGTGCCCATCATGACGGCTGCCCTTTCTCGGCGTCAGGCCGCATCAGGCGCAGGCGAACCAGGAGTTCCTGCAGCTTTTCCTGCCCGGTCATCGGAATGTCCAGTCGCCTGTTGCTGACGAGCTGGTGAATGCAGAGGGCGCCCGCCATCAGCGGCACGGCATACATCAACGGCACGAACCACACGGAGTCCTCGGCGCTGTTGCCGGCATAGAACGTCATCCAGCGGATGAGCAGGGCCGTGCCGAGCGCGCTGACCATCGGATGAAGCCGAGCTTCGCGGTGGGAGCGTGCGTCACTGCTGAAGACCAGCGCAATCAGGCCGAAGAGAAGGGGGAAGGTCCATTCCGTGAAGCGACGGTTGAGCTCGGCGGTAAAGGCGAGCGGATTGTTCTTGTAGACGTGATCTTCCGGGTCCGGATTGATCAGGCCGGGAAGGTCGCGGTCCTTCGCTCGAATGGTCGCCTCGCGCGTCGTCTTGGTCATGTCGGCGAGATCGAAGGCATAGGAGTCGAACTTGATGATCGACACGCTGCCGTCGGGGAGCTTGCGCTGCACTTCCCCGTCTTTCATCACCAGCGCCGAGCTCTTGTCGTCGATGGCGCCTTCGCGGGCATAGTAGACGAGCTCGAAGCTCGGATTGCGCGAATCGGCGACGAAGATGCCCTGCAGCACGCCGCCGCCCCGCCGCGCGCCAACCTGGACATAAAGATTGTCTGCGACCTTGCGGAAGGTGTTCTCCTGCACGACGGACGACAGCAGATCGGCGTTGGCGGTTGCCAGCATCTTGCGCAAGGCCATACGCGAATAGGGCTCGACGAAATTGTCGACCACGAAGGAAAGCACGCTGAGGCCCAATGCCAGGTAGACCACCGGCCGGATGATCGCCATGCGCGAGCTGCCGGCGGCGTTGAGCACCGTCAGCTCCGAATCGGTGTTCATCGTCGTCAGCGTTTGTGTGACGCCGATCACCAGCGCAAACGGCAGGATGATCGTGATGACGGAAGGCAGGATGAGGGTCGCCACTTTGGCGAAGGCGAGCACGGATTGGCCGTTGTCGGTGACGAGGTTGACGTTGGTCAGCGCCTGAGTCGTCCAGGTGATGCCAAGCAACGGCAGGAGCGTCGCGAGGAACATGATCACGGCACGCCGGAATATGTAGCGTTCGATCAGCTTCATGCCCGTGTCCGGTCCAAAATCCTGCTCATGTTTCTGTTCCGGCGGCGGTTATCGAACCGGATTTCGCCCATGTCCGTAAACCGAAGCCCGGTTCTTTGCCAGCCACCCGTGCTGCTCGAATTGTGCAGCAACAGGGATAATTTAAGGCGAAGAACCTCGGTTAACCGCATGTAAACATCTGCGGGCATCTTGCCAAGCGGTTGAAAAGCGAGAAGGGTGCCGGCAACAGCTTTGACGGTGGCGAATGATGCGAATATTTGCCACTGTAACCGCCCGGTAACAGGCCGGCTTGCCATAAGCCTTGCCGTGTCGTCCGGTTGCGTTGTGCGGCCTAGATCCCCTTGGGCTGGCGCTCGATCTCCCGGAAAGATCCATTCGATCCAAAGGGTTGCGTCCAGACAGGAAATACCCGGAGTTTTCAATGTCGATGAAGTTTGAGTTCACCTTTGCCAAGTCCCATAAGCCGAGCGGTGGCGTCGCCGTTCTGCTGAAGAGCGCGGGCGCGTCGGCGGCTGCCGGCGCCGATGTCGCCGACCCCGAGAACGTCATCGCAAGGGCGGCGAAGATCAAGAAGTTTACCGGCAAGGCATTCTCCTCCCTCGACATCGTCGCGCCGCACGGCTCGCCCGCCGATCGAATCGTCGTGCTCGGTCTTGGAGACGCGGATGCGCTGACGGACCATGACTGGCTGAAGGCCGGTGGAGCCGTCGCTGCGAAGCTTGGTTCGGTCGACAAGGTGACGGTCTTCATCGACGCGCCCGACGCCAACGTGACCGGAAAGGCGGCAGCGGACTTCGCACTCGGCATGGAGATGAATGCCTACGCCTTCGACAGCTACAAGACCAAGAAGGCCGACGACGACGCGAAGCCATCCGGCAAGCCGACCAAGGTGACGATCGTCACCGGCACGGTCATCGCGGCGAAAAAGGCGTTCACGGCGGCGCAGGCCGTTGCCGAAGGCGTGTTTCTCGCCCGCGATCTGGTGAACGAACCGGCCAACGTGCTGGGCCCGGTCGAGTTTGCCGCCAAGGCGAAGGAGCTGGAAAAGCTCGGCGTCGAGGTAGAGATCCTCACCGAAAAGGAAATGAAGAAGCTCGGCATGGGCGCGCTGCTCGGCGTCGCGCAAGGGTCGAGCCGCCCACCGCGCCTCGTCATCATGCAGTGGAAGGGCGGCAAGTCCAAGGACCGTCCGCTTGCCTTCGTCGGCAAGGGCGTCGTCTTCGACAGCGGCGGCATCTCGATCAAGCCGGCTGCCGGCATGGAGGAAATGAAGGGCGACATGGGTGGTGCGGCCGCCGTCACCGGCCTCATGCACGTGCTCGCCGCCCGCGAAGCCAAGGTCAACGCCATCGGAATCATCGGCCTTGTGGAAAACATGCCCGACGGCAGTGCGCAGCGCCCGGGTGATATCGTGACCTCCATGTCCGGCCAGACGATCGAGGTGATCAACACCGACGCCGAAGGCCGTCTCGTGCTGTGTGATGCGCTCTGGTACTGCAACGATCGCTTCAAGCCGCAGGCGATCATCGATCTCGCGACCCTGACCGGCGCGATCATGGTTGCACTTGCAACGCATCATGCCGGCCTGTTCTCCAACGACGACCGTCTGGCGGGGCAGCTTCTTGCCGCCGGCATCGCGACGCACGAGCCCCTGTGGCGCATGCCGCTCGGCCGGGAATACGACAAGATGATCGACAGCAAGTTCGCCGACATGAAGAACACCGGCGGCCGCCACGGTGGCGCGGTTACCGCGGCGCAGTTCCTCAAGCGCTTCGTCAAGGATACCCCCTGGGCGCATCTCGACATCGCTGGCACCGCGATGGGTGCGCCGACCGACGAGGTCAACCAGTCCTGGGGTTCGGGCTTCGGCGTGCGGCTGCTCGATGAGCTGGTGCGGGCGAGCTACGAGGCCTGATCGGCAATGCCGGACGTGATGAAAGGCGGGAGGCAATCGGCATGACCGAGATCCTGTTCTACCACCTGACGGAATCGAAGCTGGAAGACGCGCTGCCGCCGCTGCTCGACAAGAGTGTCGAGCGCGGCTGGCGCGTGGTCGTACAGACGGTCGATGCAGACCGCCGCGATGCGCTCGATACGCATCTCTGGGTCTATCGCGACGAGAGTTTCCTGCCGCATGGCACTGACGCCGGCGACTTTGCTGCGGACCAACCGGTGTTGCTCGTCGCCGACGATGGCAATGCCAATGCGGCGACGGTGCGTTTCGTCATCGATGGCGCGAGCCCACCTGACGTTTCGGCCTATGAGCGCATCGTCTTCATGTTCGACGGCTACGACCAGGAACAGCTCGAAGGCGCGCGCGGCCATTGGAAGCGGCTGAAGGGCGAGGGGCACACCTTGACCTACTGGCAGCAGAACCGCGACGGCCGTTGGGAAAAGAAGGCCTGAGTTTACAAGCGTTACGACAAAAAAAGCCCGCGGCCGAGACCGCGGGCTCTTTGTTTCCGGCATGTCCGGAAGATCAGTCGTGGAAGGCCTCGACGAACTTGCGCTTGCCGAGCATGAAGGCATCTGCGACGTGGCGCAACGGCGCCAGATCGACGTCCGACTTCCCGGCTTTGACGATTTCGGCGAAGCGCCGGTAGAGCATCGGATATTCCTGCTCGGGCTCCTCGTGCACGAGCTTGCCGTCGATGGAGAGCTTGGCGCCGCCTTCCGACAGCACCATCTCGCCCGCCGCCGTGCGGGCAACGATGTCCCAGCTCTGCTTGCCGGTCTGGCGCCAGTCGAATTCCGCCGCGACCGGCAATTTTTGGCCGTCGGTGAAGGTGATGTTGGCGGCGATCGGCGCGTCACGATTTTCGGGGAATTCGAGCACGGCCGACGTTACGAACAGCGGGCGTGGCAGGATGTGGGTGACGATCGACAACGCGTTGATGCCCGGATCGAAGATCCCGAGGCCCCCGGCCGCCCAGATCCATTCCTGGTTCGGGTGCCAGTGGCGCACGTCTTCCTTCCAGATGACCTGGACATCCTTGATCGTCGTCGTTGCCAGGAAGGACTTTGCAGCTTCCACGGCCGGCGCGTAGCGGGAGTGCCAGCTTGCAAACAGCGACAGCCCCTTCGATGCTGCCAGCGCCTCGAGGTCCGCGACCTCGCTGAGCGTCGCGCCCGGCGGCTTTTCCAGAAACACGTGCTTACCGGCGTCGAGCGCGACGCGAGCTGCCTCGTAGCGATACTGCGGCGGCATGCAGAGCGACACGGCTTCAATCGCAGGAACCGCGTCGAGCATCGCCTCGATCGATTTGAAATTGTCGATGCCGTCGACCGTCCCATGTCGGCTCGCGGCGGCAATCAGCTGATAGTCGCTGTTCTTGGCGATCGCCGGAAGGTGCTGGTCGCGAACGATCTTGCCGATGCCGACAAGCGCAATTTTGATGGGGGCCATGGTGTTCCGCTCGATTTGTATGACTTATTGTCGGCTCTTGTAGCAGATTGCACACCGGGAGCAAGCCGCCGCTCCGCCCACGGCTATGACATCGATGTCGATGGAATCGACAGATTGTCATTCCCTCTCAACGTCGCCGCACTAACTCTACCGATGGACGTGCGATGCCGTGCCGTCAACTGGACTGACATGGGTGGTCTGACCACCCGAACGAGGAGTGAACGATGCAGCAGCAGATCCGTCGGGCAAGCCGAGCCGACCTCGACATCATGATCGAGTGGGCCGCGGAAGAGGGGTGGAACCCCGGCCTCGGCGACGCGGGGCCTTTCTGGGCAGCCGACCCCGAGGGCTATTGGGTGGCGGATGGAGAGGGGGCGCCGGTCGCCGCGATCTCACTGGCGCGGTACAACGAAAGCTTCGGCTTTCTCGGCTTCTTCATCACCCGGCCGGATCATCGTGGCAGGGGCATCGGCCGACAGCTGTGGCAACAGGCGATGTCGGTTGCCGATCGGCGCATCGTCGGTCTGGACGGTGTGGTCGCGCAGCAGGAGAACTATAGCCGGTCCGGCTTCGTCTACGCCCACGCGAACATCCGCTACGGCGGCATCATCGACGTGGTCGAGCCGCCGGGCGCGGATCTGCTGGAGGTCGCGCCGGTGCACATGCCGCTCCTCATCGACTATGATCGCCGCTTCGTCCCGGCGCGTCGCGAGGTGTTTCTGCGCGAGTGGCTGAAGGCGAGCGACGGGCGGCGCAGCGTCTTGCTGCTGCGCGATGGCGCGGTGGCGGCCTATGGGACGATCCGGGCCTGCCGCAACGGCTTCAAAATCGGGCCGCTCTTTTCCGACACCGAGACCGGCGCCGATCTGGTCTTTCGCAAGCTTGCCGCCGGCGTCAACGGCAGCGAAGTATACCTCGATATCCCTGAACCGAACGCCTCGGCCAAGGCACTTTGCGATCGCTACAA from Ensifer adhaerens includes the following:
- a CDS encoding LPS-assembly protein LptD, with protein sequence MAVVNRKRIRLINAALLAGVALQTLAMGMSAPAMAQQASDRLDSLRPNMPEDAKLLLSANELVYNKDAEKVIVRGNVQIDYGGYKMVARQVEYDQKNGRIYASGEIQFIEPGGNVVYADKMDVTDDFGDGFLEQMRIETTDLTRLAATSGERRNGEEFILNEAVYTACTPCSTKPEHRSLWHIKAQRVIQNGRTRTIRLENARFELFGKPIAYIPVMELPDHTVKRKSGFLFPTFRSAQKLGVGVGVPYYWAISPYMDATATLTGLTRQGFLLEGEFRQRFHNGFHTLNFAGISQLDKGKFTPGTVDAMHTNRGMIASKAEFEINPRWTFGWNVLVQSDANFAKTYELSTFDGTTYTNQAYLTGLGKRNYFDLRAFYFDIQDADANSIEENQQPAAQVLDYSYKAPDPVLGGELSATFNFTNVKRNRLDAFTQPGVVRFRGLEGTSHRLTGELEWKRTFIAPGGLVLTPLMAARGDAIGLNMDNPGPAYTGDFNTSDAATRRMLTAGLEARYPILFVGEDSSHVVEPIAQLYARPNEQYAGGLPNEDAQSFVFDATNLFDRDKFSGFDRIEGGTRANVGFRYTGTFDSGYGLRGIVGQSFHLGGLNSFATDDLVKAGANSGLETKSSDYVAMFGIDAPSGLMASVSGRLDEKDLSLRRADTTVGYLGTTWQAAMTYTRIEAQPLYGSLSNQDEIQTAAAYRFHDYWSVFGAITYDINKDVISRNGFGITYDDQDTLFSIVYKQERDTDANVANDWSIGARISFRTLGDVNVGDTKFEELDYY
- the lptG gene encoding LPS export ABC transporter permease LptG, whose amino-acid sequence is MMGTLGRYFFMRYVITTFWFLVGIFSLVFIIDFSEQASRLANLPRYSISGALLMTALRIPLILQQTIPFVALFSAMAALISLNRRYELVVTRAAGISVWQFLRPFILGSFLFGVLAVVALNPLAAWGTKRGEALLAEWGSTRNADAGSIPWLRQIYNGTDTIIGARSVQDNGTTLLNVTVIHFDPQGTIILRQDAASAKLEDGYWLLNDVTETRNGQLPQRLKTAQLATNLKPEFVQERLAKADSIQFFDLPRKIEVARSFGFSTNGMETQFHSMLSLPLLLVAMTLIAACVSLKFSRFNQSRSVILGGILSGFVLYVVTVLVKAFGSSGIVPPFVAAWLPVVVAMALGSTILLNQEDG
- the lptF gene encoding LPS export ABC transporter permease LptF; its protein translation is MKLIERYIFRRAVIMFLATLLPLLGITWTTQALTNVNLVTDNGQSVLAFAKVATLILPSVITIILPFALVIGVTQTLTTMNTDSELTVLNAAGSSRMAIIRPVVYLALGLSVLSFVVDNFVEPYSRMALRKMLATANADLLSSVVQENTFRKVADNLYVQVGARRGGGVLQGIFVADSRNPSFELVYYAREGAIDDKSSALVMKDGEVQRKLPDGSVSIIKFDSYAFDLADMTKTTREATIRAKDRDLPGLINPDPEDHVYKNNPLAFTAELNRRFTEWTFPLLFGLIALVFSSDARSHREARLHPMVSALGTALLIRWMTFYAGNSAEDSVWFVPLMYAVPLMAGALCIHQLVSNRRLDIPMTGQEKLQELLVRLRLMRPDAEKGQPS
- a CDS encoding leucyl aminopeptidase, with the translated sequence MSMKFEFTFAKSHKPSGGVAVLLKSAGASAAAGADVADPENVIARAAKIKKFTGKAFSSLDIVAPHGSPADRIVVLGLGDADALTDHDWLKAGGAVAAKLGSVDKVTVFIDAPDANVTGKAAADFALGMEMNAYAFDSYKTKKADDDAKPSGKPTKVTIVTGTVIAAKKAFTAAQAVAEGVFLARDLVNEPANVLGPVEFAAKAKELEKLGVEVEILTEKEMKKLGMGALLGVAQGSSRPPRLVIMQWKGGKSKDRPLAFVGKGVVFDSGGISIKPAAGMEEMKGDMGGAAAVTGLMHVLAAREAKVNAIGIIGLVENMPDGSAQRPGDIVTSMSGQTIEVINTDAEGRLVLCDALWYCNDRFKPQAIIDLATLTGAIMVALATHHAGLFSNDDRLAGQLLAAGIATHEPLWRMPLGREYDKMIDSKFADMKNTGGRHGGAVTAAQFLKRFVKDTPWAHLDIAGTAMGAPTDEVNQSWGSGFGVRLLDELVRASYEA
- a CDS encoding DNA polymerase III subunit chi — protein: MTEILFYHLTESKLEDALPPLLDKSVERGWRVVVQTVDADRRDALDTHLWVYRDESFLPHGTDAGDFAADQPVLLVADDGNANAATVRFVIDGASPPDVSAYERIVFMFDGYDQEQLEGARGHWKRLKGEGHTLTYWQQNRDGRWEKKA
- a CDS encoding Gfo/Idh/MocA family protein, whose amino-acid sequence is MAPIKIALVGIGKIVRDQHLPAIAKNSDYQLIAAASRHGTVDGIDNFKSIEAMLDAVPAIEAVSLCMPPQYRYEAARVALDAGKHVFLEKPPGATLSEVADLEALAASKGLSLFASWHSRYAPAVEAAKSFLATTTIKDVQVIWKEDVRHWHPNQEWIWAAGGLGIFDPGINALSIVTHILPRPLFVTSAVLEFPENRDAPIAANITFTDGQKLPVAAEFDWRQTGKQSWDIVARTAAGEMVLSEGGAKLSIDGKLVHEEPEQEYPMLYRRFAEIVKAGKSDVDLAPLRHVADAFMLGKRKFVEAFHD
- a CDS encoding GNAT family N-acetyltransferase, encoding MQQQIRRASRADLDIMIEWAAEEGWNPGLGDAGPFWAADPEGYWVADGEGAPVAAISLARYNESFGFLGFFITRPDHRGRGIGRQLWQQAMSVADRRIVGLDGVVAQQENYSRSGFVYAHANIRYGGIIDVVEPPGADLLEVAPVHMPLLIDYDRRFVPARREVFLREWLKASDGRRSVLLLRDGAVAAYGTIRACRNGFKIGPLFSDTETGADLVFRKLAAGVNGSEVYLDIPEPNASAKALCDRYNLKPVFETARMYRGPDPGLPLARIDGITTFELG